The Blastococcus sp. HT6-4 genome window below encodes:
- a CDS encoding ATP-dependent DNA helicase RecQ produces the protein MPPSLERDNPAGASASVRTRRIREFARDVLGHAEFRPGQERAMQAVVGGRDTLAVLPSGAGKTAVYQVAGQLLDGPVVVVSPLIALQRDQVDRLTELPGEAGRAAQLNSSLSAGDQREALDGIGDGTVRFLFLAPEQLAKPEVVDTIAAADPALFVVDEAHCVSAWGHDFRPDYLRLGGVIEQLGHPTVLALTATAAPPVRAEIVDQLGMRDPEVVVAGFDRPEIRLEVDQYADAHAKDQGVLDRVLAEIGDGRGPGIVYGATRRGTEEIATALADRGLRARHYHAGLTKSDREETQRAWMADELDVVVATTAFGMGIDKPGTRFVVHAEPADSVDSYYQEIGRAGRDGEPALAVLVYRQEDLGLRRFFAAGAPAEEELQQVAGLVAAAPAAGLEDGVDVKTLRAETGRAATPLARDLNLLEQVSAVVLDEDGAAHPAEGAPAPGAAAAAARELAEHHEKVDQSRVEMMRGYAETTECRRQFLLGYFGEQLDQPCGNCDTCSAGTAREHTDDDAGTPFPVETPVSHSEWGAGVVMRVEDDRITVLFDEVGYKTLAVAAVLEHDLLHRR, from the coding sequence GTGCCTCCCTCCCTGGAGCGGGACAACCCCGCCGGCGCCAGCGCCTCCGTCCGCACCCGCCGCATCCGCGAGTTCGCCCGCGACGTCCTGGGCCACGCGGAGTTCCGCCCCGGCCAGGAGCGCGCGATGCAGGCCGTCGTCGGAGGGCGGGACACGCTCGCCGTCCTCCCGTCGGGAGCCGGGAAGACGGCGGTCTACCAGGTCGCCGGGCAGCTGCTCGACGGGCCGGTCGTCGTCGTCTCGCCGCTCATCGCGCTGCAGCGCGACCAGGTCGACCGGCTGACCGAGTTGCCCGGCGAGGCGGGGCGCGCCGCCCAGCTCAACTCGAGCCTGTCGGCCGGCGACCAGCGGGAGGCGCTGGACGGCATCGGGGACGGAACGGTCCGCTTCCTGTTCCTCGCGCCCGAGCAGCTGGCCAAGCCGGAGGTGGTGGACACGATCGCCGCGGCGGATCCGGCGCTGTTCGTCGTCGACGAGGCGCACTGCGTCTCCGCCTGGGGCCACGACTTCCGGCCCGACTACCTGCGGCTGGGCGGCGTCATCGAGCAGCTGGGCCACCCGACCGTCCTGGCCCTCACCGCCACCGCCGCGCCGCCGGTGCGGGCCGAGATCGTCGATCAGCTCGGGATGCGCGACCCCGAGGTGGTCGTGGCCGGGTTCGACCGTCCCGAGATCCGGCTGGAGGTCGACCAGTACGCCGACGCGCACGCGAAGGACCAGGGCGTGCTCGACCGGGTGCTCGCCGAGATCGGCGACGGCCGGGGGCCCGGGATCGTCTACGGCGCCACCCGCCGGGGCACCGAGGAGATCGCCACCGCGCTGGCCGACCGCGGGTTGCGCGCCCGGCACTACCACGCGGGGCTGACCAAGTCCGACCGCGAGGAGACCCAGCGCGCCTGGATGGCCGACGAGCTCGACGTCGTCGTCGCCACCACCGCGTTCGGCATGGGCATCGACAAGCCCGGCACCCGGTTCGTGGTCCACGCCGAGCCCGCCGACTCGGTCGACAGCTACTACCAGGAGATCGGGCGGGCCGGCCGGGACGGTGAGCCCGCGCTGGCCGTCCTGGTCTACCGCCAGGAGGACCTCGGGCTGCGCCGCTTCTTCGCCGCCGGCGCCCCGGCCGAGGAGGAGCTGCAGCAGGTGGCCGGGTTGGTGGCCGCCGCGCCGGCGGCGGGCCTCGAGGACGGCGTCGACGTGAAGACGCTGCGCGCGGAGACGGGCCGCGCCGCCACTCCCCTGGCCAGGGACCTCAACCTGCTCGAGCAGGTGTCCGCCGTCGTCCTGGACGAGGACGGCGCCGCCCACCCGGCCGAGGGCGCCCCCGCCCCAGGGGCGGCGGCCGCCGCGGCGCGCGAGCTCGCGGAGCACCACGAGAAGGTGGACCAGAGCCGGGTGGAGATGATGCGCGGCTACGCCGAGACCACCGAGTGCCGCCGGCAGTTCCTCCTCGGCTACTTCGGTGAGCAGCTCGACCAGCCCTGCGGCAACTGCGACACCTGCTCCGCCGGCACCGCCCGCGAGCACACCGACGACGACGCGGGCACGCCCTTCCCGGTGGAGACGCCGGTGTCGCACAGCGAGTGGGGCGCCGGGGTGGTGATGCGGGTGGAGGACGACCGGATCACCGTGCTGTTCGACGAGGTCGGCTACAAGACGCTCGCCGTGGCCGCCGTGCTGGAGCACGACCTGCTCCACCGCCGCTGA
- the modB gene encoding molybdate ABC transporter permease subunit: MSRVRPGSRIPAPLLVPAALGVAFLVLPLVGLVVRAPWSSVGEQLAGPGVVQALRLSLVSATLATLLSLVLGVPLAWVLARSRIRGRSVLRALVTVPLVLPPVVGGVALFLVLGRQGIIGSWLDDAFGITIPFTTTAVVIAETFVAMPFLVVSVEGALRAADARFEDVAATLGADRWTTFRRVTLPLVAPGVAAGAVLCWARALGEFGATITFAGNFPGTTQTMPIAVYLALQREPEAAIVLSLVLLAVSLATLLLLRDRWLGRVGS, from the coding sequence GTGAGCCGGGTGCGGCCCGGCTCGCGGATCCCGGCTCCCCTCCTCGTCCCCGCCGCGCTGGGCGTCGCGTTCCTCGTCCTGCCACTGGTCGGCCTGGTGGTGCGCGCCCCGTGGTCGTCGGTGGGCGAGCAGCTCGCCGGCCCGGGCGTGGTCCAGGCCCTGCGCCTCTCCCTCGTCTCGGCCACCCTCGCGACGCTGCTCTCGCTCGTGCTCGGGGTGCCGCTGGCGTGGGTGCTGGCGCGGTCCCGCATCCGCGGCCGCAGCGTGCTGCGCGCGCTGGTCACCGTCCCGCTCGTGCTGCCGCCCGTCGTCGGCGGCGTCGCGCTGTTCCTCGTGCTCGGCCGGCAGGGGATCATCGGCAGCTGGCTCGACGACGCCTTCGGCATCACCATCCCGTTCACGACGACCGCCGTCGTCATCGCCGAGACGTTCGTCGCCATGCCCTTCCTCGTGGTCAGCGTCGAGGGGGCGCTGCGGGCCGCGGACGCCCGGTTCGAGGACGTGGCGGCCACCCTCGGCGCCGACCGGTGGACCACCTTCCGCCGGGTGACCCTCCCGCTGGTGGCCCCGGGTGTGGCTGCCGGCGCCGTCCTCTGCTGGGCCCGGGCGCTGGGGGAGTTCGGCGCCACCATCACCTTCGCGGGCAACTTCCCGGGGACGACGCAGACGATGCCGATCGCGGTCTACCTGGCGCTGCAGCGGGAGCCGGAGGCGGCGATCGTGCTGTCGCTGGTGCTGCTGGCCGTCTCGCTGGCCACCCTGCTCCTGCTGCGCGACCGCTGGCTGGGACGGGTGGGGTCGTGA
- a CDS encoding DUF2786 domain-containing protein, with translation MIDDAWLANLLRHRAPALSDARVAAEVAATLSAHGFALDEGGLLTRTLGDALDATWERGWQPADVAHAVRRQVGAGAVPLLVALVADHARRTDAASRAPEDWVEQLHELGARDGGAAAGDAGGTTTVVLAWHRASRRAPAEAWRIVLQLTGMLRTTARIELLVPPPSRWSAAPRRADRSGATDDDRALRRIRALLAKAESTGFPDEAEALTAKAQELMTRHAVEAALLGGGSPAAVDVDTRRVHVTDPYARAKTRLLGAVAEANDVQLVWYQGLGIATLVGLRSDLDAVELLFTSLLLQVVQALAEAERQQGRGAARSFRRAFLLGYAHRIGERLAAARRGATAEAEEERGLDLLPVLRSRQEAVAARTAELFPGVRRSRDRSSVDAGGWHAGRAAAERADVAPRRSSLR, from the coding sequence GTGATCGACGACGCCTGGCTCGCGAACCTGCTCCGGCACCGGGCTCCGGCGCTCAGCGACGCCCGAGTCGCCGCCGAGGTGGCGGCCACGCTCAGCGCGCACGGGTTCGCCCTCGACGAGGGTGGCCTGCTCACGCGGACGCTGGGCGACGCACTCGACGCCACCTGGGAGCGGGGATGGCAGCCGGCCGATGTCGCCCATGCCGTCCGGCGGCAGGTGGGCGCGGGAGCGGTGCCACTGCTCGTCGCCCTGGTCGCCGACCACGCGCGCCGCACGGATGCGGCCTCCCGGGCGCCCGAGGACTGGGTGGAGCAGCTGCACGAGCTCGGAGCACGTGATGGCGGGGCCGCGGCCGGGGACGCAGGTGGCACCACCACGGTCGTCCTGGCCTGGCACCGGGCCTCTCGGCGGGCACCGGCCGAGGCGTGGCGGATCGTGCTGCAGCTGACCGGGATGCTGCGCACCACCGCGCGGATCGAGCTCCTCGTGCCGCCGCCGTCGCGGTGGAGCGCAGCCCCGCGACGCGCCGATCGGTCGGGCGCGACCGACGACGACCGGGCGTTGCGGCGCATCCGCGCGCTGCTGGCAAAGGCGGAGTCGACGGGATTCCCCGACGAGGCGGAGGCGCTGACGGCCAAGGCGCAGGAGCTCATGACCCGGCACGCGGTGGAGGCGGCGCTGCTCGGCGGCGGCTCGCCGGCTGCCGTCGACGTCGACACCCGGCGGGTGCACGTCACCGATCCCTATGCGCGCGCCAAGACCCGGCTGCTGGGCGCCGTCGCGGAGGCGAACGACGTGCAGCTCGTCTGGTATCAGGGCCTCGGCATCGCCACCCTCGTCGGCCTCCGGTCGGACCTCGACGCGGTGGAGCTGCTGTTCACGTCGTTGCTGCTCCAGGTCGTGCAGGCGCTGGCCGAAGCGGAACGGCAGCAGGGTCGCGGCGCGGCGCGGTCGTTCCGCCGCGCGTTCCTGCTCGGCTACGCCCACCGCATCGGCGAGCGGCTGGCCGCGGCACGCCGGGGGGCGACCGCCGAGGCGGAGGAGGAGCGGGGCCTGGATCTGCTCCCGGTGCTGCGGTCGCGGCAGGAGGCGGTGGCGGCCCGGACGGCGGAGCTGTTCCCCGGGGTCCGGCGCAGCCGCGACCGGTCCTCGGTGGACGCGGGCGGGTGGCACGCCGGCCGGGCCGCGGCCGAGCGAGCCGACGTCGCGCCCCGGCGATCGTCCCTTCGCTGA
- a CDS encoding carbamoyltransferase C-terminal domain-containing protein, which produces MKVLGINAIYHDPAAALVVDGRIVAAAEEERFSRRKHGKRPLPWSAWELPELSAAWCLAEAGIRPEELDAVAYSFDPALMGTPEESGLFDDGDTMRRKYAEMAPDFLAHALPGLDPAKVRFVKHHVAHAASAGKAAPQRDNAVLVLDGRGEAHSHLAGRYVDGQLEVLAGQALPHSLGLMYEELTDHLGFLRSSDEFKVMAMASYGKPRFLGELTELIRATDDGGFRTETIDFAEFAPRLGKGDDWTEAHADLAASVQTRLEEVLVDLARWVHEQTGEKTLTMAGGTALNCVANTRILAESPFEQVWVQPAAGDAGTALGAALHVAAELSERTEPMAGADLGRGWGDDEIEKVLQTAAIVYERPDDVAEAVAEVLADNGIVAWFQGRSEYGPRALGHRSLLAHPGFEANLERMNDVKGREQFRPVAPMVLLERAPEIFSRGPIPSPYMLFVHDVAEEWRDRIPTVTHVDGTARIQTIDPATEPLVHRMISGFERRTGLPVVVNTSLNTAGRPMVDDPRDALECFGSAPVDLLAIGPFVVRRPRATSRTGRD; this is translated from the coding sequence GTGAAGGTCCTCGGCATCAACGCGATCTACCACGACCCGGCGGCGGCGCTCGTCGTCGACGGGAGGATCGTCGCGGCGGCGGAAGAGGAGCGGTTCAGCCGGCGGAAGCACGGCAAGCGCCCGCTGCCGTGGAGCGCGTGGGAGCTGCCGGAGCTGTCGGCCGCCTGGTGCCTGGCCGAGGCCGGCATCCGCCCCGAGGAGCTCGACGCCGTCGCCTACTCCTTCGACCCGGCGCTGATGGGCACGCCGGAGGAGTCCGGTCTGTTCGACGACGGCGACACCATGCGCAGGAAGTACGCCGAGATGGCGCCGGACTTCCTGGCCCACGCCCTGCCCGGGCTGGACCCGGCGAAGGTCCGCTTCGTCAAGCACCACGTGGCCCACGCCGCCTCCGCGGGCAAGGCCGCGCCGCAGCGGGACAACGCCGTCCTCGTGCTGGACGGCCGCGGGGAGGCGCACAGCCACCTCGCCGGCCGCTACGTCGACGGACAGCTGGAGGTGCTCGCCGGGCAGGCGCTCCCCCACTCGCTCGGGCTGATGTACGAGGAGCTCACCGACCACCTCGGGTTCCTGCGCAGCTCCGACGAGTTCAAGGTCATGGCGATGGCCTCCTACGGGAAGCCGCGCTTCCTCGGCGAGCTCACCGAGCTCATCCGGGCCACCGACGACGGCGGCTTCCGCACCGAGACCATCGACTTCGCCGAGTTCGCGCCCCGCCTCGGCAAGGGCGACGACTGGACCGAGGCCCACGCCGACCTCGCCGCCAGCGTCCAGACGCGCCTGGAGGAGGTGCTGGTCGACCTCGCCCGCTGGGTGCACGAGCAGACCGGCGAGAAGACGCTCACGATGGCCGGCGGCACCGCGCTCAACTGCGTGGCCAACACCCGCATCCTGGCCGAGAGCCCGTTCGAGCAGGTGTGGGTGCAGCCGGCCGCCGGTGACGCCGGCACCGCGCTCGGCGCGGCGCTGCACGTCGCCGCCGAGCTGAGCGAGCGCACCGAGCCGATGGCCGGGGCCGACCTGGGCCGCGGCTGGGGCGACGACGAGATCGAGAAGGTGCTGCAGACGGCGGCGATCGTCTACGAGCGCCCCGACGACGTCGCCGAGGCCGTCGCCGAAGTGCTCGCCGACAACGGGATCGTCGCGTGGTTCCAGGGCCGCAGCGAGTACGGCCCGCGTGCGCTGGGCCACCGCTCGCTGCTCGCCCACCCCGGCTTCGAGGCCAACCTGGAACGGATGAACGACGTCAAGGGCCGCGAGCAGTTCCGCCCCGTCGCGCCGATGGTGCTGCTGGAGCGCGCCCCGGAGATCTTCAGCCGCGGGCCGATCCCCTCGCCGTACATGCTGTTCGTCCACGACGTCGCCGAGGAGTGGCGCGACCGCATCCCCACGGTCACCCACGTCGACGGCACGGCCCGGATCCAGACCATCGACCCCGCGACCGAACCGCTGGTGCACCGCATGATCTCGGGGTTCGAGCGGCGCACCGGCCTGCCGGTGGTGGTCAACACCAGCCTGAACACCGCGGGCCGCCCGATGGTCGACGACCCGCGCGATGCCCTGGAGTGCTTCGGCTCCGCCCCGGTCGACCTGCTCGCGATCGGCCCGTTCGTCGTCCGCCGGCCGAGGGCGACGTCCCGCACCGGGCGGGACTGA
- a CDS encoding TOBE domain-containing protein has protein sequence MATEHRIAEAARLLGVSDDTVRRWIEAGRLPASREGGGPALVDGVALARVATELHEAPEPGATPSSARNRLTGIVTRVVRDTVMAQVELQAGPFRLVSLMSREAADELGLEPGVRAVATVKATQVSVDVP, from the coding sequence ATGGCCACCGAACACCGGATCGCCGAGGCCGCCCGCCTGCTCGGAGTGAGCGATGACACGGTGCGGCGCTGGATCGAGGCCGGGCGGCTTCCGGCGTCGCGCGAGGGGGGCGGGCCGGCCCTCGTCGACGGCGTCGCGCTCGCGCGGGTGGCGACCGAGCTGCACGAGGCCCCCGAGCCCGGGGCGACGCCGTCGTCGGCCCGCAACCGGCTCACCGGCATCGTCACCCGCGTCGTCCGCGACACGGTGATGGCCCAGGTCGAGCTGCAGGCGGGGCCGTTCCGGCTCGTCTCCCTGATGTCGCGGGAGGCCGCCGACGAGCTGGGCCTCGAGCCGGGGGTGCGCGCGGTGGCCACGGTCAAGGCCACCCAGGTCAGTGTGGACGTGCCGTGA
- a CDS encoding glycosyltransferase 87 family protein, whose protein sequence is MPVTTASTRRRRAGTLAAVGVALLVLAGGWWMRARCLPGGWSGGEQFYGYCYSDVAPLWSRRGLDEGAGPYGDEPLEYPPVLAVRIWLAAVLAHVLPGAPTTMTFAATNGLFVVVEVLVALVLLRRLGLGPGRLLWWAAAPTLLLYAFFNWDTLPVALLLGAVLLHVRGRHTASGVLAGLGAAAKVFPGFLVPLVVLALLARRRPGAALLHGGAAALVFVAVHVPAYLLAPDGWDRFYELSSSRGAHVDSLWFLLARLGGPNLDPAALSLASLLVFGLAATAVVVLGVRRRRPEDWWQLLLPVLVCFILANKVYSPQYTLWLVPLMALVLRRAAPFVAVVLSDVLVHAVEFPYLGGRAGFGEGLPYPVLAVAVVLRALALVWVVVEVVRRPAGSPPGRQPVPQVEGVPVQRDP, encoded by the coding sequence GTGCCCGTCACCACCGCATCGACCAGGCGGCGGCGGGCCGGCACCCTGGCGGCGGTCGGCGTCGCCCTGCTGGTGCTGGCCGGCGGCTGGTGGATGCGGGCCCGCTGCCTGCCCGGTGGCTGGTCCGGCGGTGAGCAGTTCTACGGCTACTGCTACTCCGACGTGGCCCCGCTGTGGTCCCGCCGGGGGCTGGACGAGGGGGCGGGGCCCTACGGGGACGAGCCGCTGGAGTACCCGCCGGTGCTCGCCGTCCGGATCTGGCTGGCCGCCGTCCTCGCGCACGTGCTGCCGGGCGCCCCCACCACCATGACGTTCGCCGCGACCAACGGCCTGTTCGTGGTGGTCGAGGTCCTGGTGGCGCTGGTGCTGCTGCGTCGGCTGGGCCTGGGGCCGGGGCGGCTGCTGTGGTGGGCCGCCGCACCCACGCTGCTCCTCTACGCCTTCTTCAACTGGGACACGCTGCCGGTGGCGCTGCTGCTCGGGGCGGTCCTGCTCCACGTGCGGGGGCGGCACACCGCCTCGGGCGTCCTCGCGGGCCTCGGCGCCGCCGCCAAGGTGTTCCCGGGCTTCCTCGTTCCCCTGGTCGTGCTGGCTCTCCTGGCGCGGCGCCGGCCCGGTGCCGCGCTCCTGCACGGCGGCGCCGCGGCGCTGGTGTTCGTGGCGGTGCACGTGCCGGCCTACCTGCTCGCGCCCGACGGCTGGGACCGCTTCTACGAGCTGAGCAGCAGTCGGGGCGCGCACGTCGACAGCCTCTGGTTCCTCCTCGCCCGGCTGGGTGGTCCGAACCTGGATCCGGCGGCGCTGAGCCTCGCCAGCCTGCTCGTGTTCGGGTTGGCTGCCACCGCGGTCGTCGTCCTCGGGGTGCGCCGGCGCCGCCCCGAGGACTGGTGGCAGCTGCTGCTGCCGGTGCTCGTCTGCTTCATCCTGGCCAACAAGGTCTACTCGCCGCAGTACACGCTGTGGCTGGTGCCGCTCATGGCCCTGGTCCTGCGTCGCGCCGCGCCGTTCGTCGCCGTGGTGCTCAGCGACGTCCTGGTGCACGCCGTCGAGTTCCCCTACCTCGGCGGCCGCGCGGGCTTCGGCGAGGGGCTGCCGTACCCGGTGCTGGCCGTGGCCGTCGTCCTCCGTGCCCTCGCGCTGGTGTGGGTCGTCGTCGAGGTGGTGCGCCGGCCGGCCGGCTCACCGCCAGGACGGCAGCCAGTACCGCAGGTCGAGGGCGTCCCGGTCCAGCGGGATCCCTAG
- a CDS encoding phospholipid carrier-dependent glycosyltransferase: protein MSTAVAPAEQHTAGGASGRRPLSAWVVPLALLCVAAAVRLWDLGDPDRLYFDEKYYGVDAYDYVTRGVEEGRPAHPPMGKWVIALGIQLFGYTPFGWRIGVAVAGSLTVLLVHLCGLRLFRRTAPAALAALLVALDGLAVTTSRIAMLDAVLALFVVAAFWLVLLDRDARRHGRGGGESLRRSFLGSRYRWLAGVALGLAVATKWSGLLAIAAAGLLILGTELCSRREGLRRGAQRAAAVTAGAVLSLLLLPAAVYVAAHAGWFANYADSYAAERACDAGDCGSGPGDRLETWWEMHVDLVDMHRNLEATHPYRSDPLGWPWLERPVLAYAESCTTSQQEAGECEVPPGTVARITLVGSPALWWPALLAYPVLLWRAAVRRDGVAATILVPLVLLWLPWLAAGKPGYFFYLLPAVPFIALGLVRAVQVSPRPRLLGGGLLVLAVACFAFFAPIWLGIPLDRDALDLRYWLPSWR, encoded by the coding sequence GTGAGCACCGCCGTCGCACCGGCGGAGCAGCACACAGCGGGCGGCGCCTCCGGGCGCCGCCCGTTGTCGGCCTGGGTGGTCCCCCTCGCGTTGCTCTGCGTGGCCGCAGCCGTGCGGCTGTGGGACCTCGGCGACCCCGACCGGCTGTACTTCGACGAGAAGTACTACGGGGTCGACGCGTACGACTACGTGACCCGCGGCGTCGAGGAGGGCCGGCCGGCCCATCCACCGATGGGCAAGTGGGTCATCGCGCTCGGCATCCAGCTGTTCGGCTACACGCCGTTCGGCTGGCGCATCGGTGTGGCCGTGGCCGGGTCCCTGACGGTGCTCCTCGTCCACCTGTGCGGCCTGCGGCTGTTCCGCCGCACCGCACCGGCCGCCCTCGCGGCGCTCCTGGTGGCCCTGGACGGGCTCGCGGTGACCACCAGCCGCATCGCCATGCTCGACGCGGTGCTCGCCCTGTTCGTGGTCGCCGCCTTCTGGCTGGTCCTGCTGGACCGGGACGCCCGGCGGCACGGCCGCGGGGGCGGGGAGTCCCTGCGGCGCTCGTTCCTCGGGTCCCGCTACCGCTGGCTGGCCGGGGTCGCTCTCGGGCTGGCGGTCGCCACCAAGTGGTCCGGCCTGCTGGCCATCGCCGCCGCCGGTCTGCTGATCCTGGGCACGGAGCTGTGCTCCCGCCGCGAGGGGCTCCGCCGCGGCGCCCAGCGGGCGGCCGCCGTCACCGCCGGGGCCGTCCTGAGCCTCCTGCTGCTGCCCGCCGCCGTCTACGTCGCCGCCCACGCCGGCTGGTTCGCGAACTACGCGGACAGCTACGCCGCCGAACGCGCCTGCGACGCCGGGGACTGCGGCTCCGGGCCCGGCGACCGGCTCGAGACCTGGTGGGAGATGCACGTCGACCTGGTCGACATGCACCGCAACCTGGAGGCGACGCACCCCTACCGCTCGGACCCCCTGGGCTGGCCCTGGCTGGAACGGCCGGTGCTCGCCTACGCCGAGAGCTGCACGACGTCCCAGCAGGAGGCCGGGGAGTGCGAGGTCCCGCCCGGGACTGTCGCGCGGATCACCCTGGTCGGCAGCCCGGCGCTCTGGTGGCCGGCCCTGCTGGCCTACCCGGTGCTCCTCTGGCGGGCGGCGGTCCGTCGGGACGGCGTCGCCGCGACGATCCTGGTGCCGCTGGTGCTGCTCTGGCTGCCGTGGCTGGCCGCCGGCAAGCCCGGCTACTTCTTCTACCTGCTCCCGGCGGTGCCCTTCATCGCCCTGGGCCTGGTCCGGGCCGTGCAGGTCAGCCCCCGCCCCCGCCTGCTCGGGGGCGGGCTGCTCGTCCTCGCCGTGGCCTGCTTCGCGTTCTTCGCGCCCATCTGGCTAGGGATCCCGCTGGACCGGGACGCCCTCGACCTGCGGTACTGGCTGCCGTCCTGGCGGTGA
- a CDS encoding ABC transporter ATP-binding protein, with translation MSVSARVAVRRGSLVLDVPVEVADGEVLAVLGPNGAGKSTLLRVLAGLLAPDDGRVAVDGAVWDDVPAGTHLPAHRRPLGVVFQDALLFPHLSVAENVAFGLRTRGAGKAERRATAAAWLDRVGLHGLGDRRPAELSGGQAQRAALARALVGDPALLLLDEPLSALDARTRLSVRADLRRHLVGFDGSTVLVTHDPVDAMALADRVVVVEEGRVVQTGAPADVARRPRTDYVARLVGLALLPGTGEGRLVRLGSGAVVAVAEEAAGPVFAAVRPESVALYATRPDGSPRNVWPVRVVAATPHGATVRCELSGEVPLVADVTAASFAEMGLAPGAEVWATVKASEVAVYAR, from the coding sequence GTGAGCGTCTCGGCGCGGGTCGCGGTCCGGAGGGGTTCGCTGGTGCTCGACGTCCCGGTCGAGGTCGCCGACGGCGAGGTGCTCGCCGTCCTCGGGCCGAACGGGGCCGGGAAGTCCACGCTGCTGCGGGTGCTCGCGGGGCTGCTGGCGCCCGACGACGGCCGCGTCGCCGTCGACGGCGCGGTCTGGGACGACGTCCCCGCCGGAACGCACCTGCCCGCACACCGGCGCCCGCTGGGCGTCGTGTTCCAGGACGCGCTGCTCTTCCCGCACCTGAGCGTGGCGGAGAACGTCGCGTTCGGGCTCCGGACGCGGGGCGCCGGGAAGGCCGAGCGGCGGGCGACGGCGGCCGCGTGGCTGGACCGGGTGGGGCTGCACGGCCTCGGCGACCGGCGTCCCGCCGAGCTCTCCGGCGGCCAGGCCCAGCGGGCCGCCCTGGCCCGCGCGCTGGTGGGCGATCCGGCGCTGCTGCTGCTCGACGAGCCGCTGTCGGCCCTGGACGCCCGCACCCGGCTGTCCGTCCGGGCCGACCTGCGCCGGCACCTGGTTGGCTTCGACGGGAGCACGGTGCTGGTCACGCACGACCCGGTGGACGCGATGGCGCTGGCCGACCGGGTGGTCGTGGTCGAGGAGGGCCGGGTGGTGCAGACCGGCGCGCCGGCCGACGTCGCCCGTCGCCCGCGCACCGACTACGTGGCCCGGTTGGTCGGCCTGGCGCTGCTGCCCGGCACCGGCGAGGGCCGGCTGGTGCGGCTGGGTTCGGGCGCGGTGGTGGCGGTCGCCGAGGAGGCGGCCGGCCCGGTCTTCGCGGCCGTCCGCCCCGAGTCGGTGGCCCTGTACGCGACCCGTCCCGACGGCAGCCCGCGCAACGTCTGGCCGGTCCGGGTCGTGGCCGCCACCCCGCACGGCGCCACGGTGCGGTGCGAGCTGTCCGGCGAGGTGCCGCTGGTGGCGGACGTGACCGCGGCGTCCTTCGCGGAGATGGGGCTGGCCCCCGGCGCGGAGGTCTGGGCGACCGTGAAGGCCTCCGAGGTCGCCGTCTACGCCCGCTGA
- the modA gene encoding molybdate ABC transporter substrate-binding protein has translation MRADRGIRARVTTMSAQRRAAILGTAALVLAGCSGAASSDAPGSSSGGELSGTLTVFAAASLTDVFTQLGDDLVADEPGLDIRFNFAGSTALAAQIEQGAPADVFASADEVQMARLTGAGLVEEPQVFAGNSLVLAVPTEDPGDVAVPPGERAPSSLAEIIDEGTTLAVCAPEVPCGRAAAEVLDAAGLSDAPDTYEDDVRAVLTKVQLGEVDAGLVYHSDLTAAGDGVDFYGFDEAVVTFNDYPVARLADAPNPDAARAFVDLVLSSEGQEALLRAGFVVR, from the coding sequence GTGCGCGCTGATCGTGGCATCCGCGCCCGGGTCACCACGATGAGCGCGCAGCGGCGCGCGGCGATCCTCGGGACGGCGGCACTGGTGCTCGCCGGCTGCAGCGGTGCGGCCTCGTCCGATGCGCCGGGTTCCTCCTCCGGCGGGGAGCTGTCGGGAACGCTCACCGTGTTCGCCGCCGCATCGCTCACCGACGTCTTCACCCAGCTCGGGGACGACCTGGTGGCCGACGAGCCCGGCCTCGACATCCGGTTCAACTTCGCCGGCAGCACCGCGCTCGCCGCTCAGATCGAGCAGGGTGCGCCGGCCGACGTCTTCGCCTCCGCCGACGAGGTGCAGATGGCTCGCCTGACCGGTGCCGGCCTCGTCGAGGAGCCGCAGGTCTTCGCGGGGAACTCCCTGGTCCTCGCCGTGCCGACGGAGGATCCGGGGGACGTCGCCGTGCCGCCGGGGGAGCGTGCCCCTTCCTCGCTGGCGGAGATCATCGACGAGGGGACGACGCTCGCCGTCTGTGCCCCCGAGGTGCCGTGCGGTCGTGCCGCCGCCGAGGTGCTGGACGCCGCCGGGCTCTCCGACGCCCCGGACACCTACGAGGACGACGTCCGCGCGGTGCTGACGAAGGTGCAGCTGGGCGAGGTCGACGCGGGGCTGGTCTACCACTCGGATCTCACCGCGGCCGGCGACGGCGTCGACTTCTACGGCTTCGACGAGGCCGTGGTGACGTTCAACGACTATCCGGTGGCCCGCCTCGCCGACGCCCCCAACCCCGACGCCGCCCGGGCGTTCGTCGACCTCGTGCTCTCCTCCGAGGGGCAGGAGGCGCTGCTCCGCGCCGGCTTCGTGGTGCGGTGA